A stretch of the Enoplosus armatus isolate fEnoArm2 chromosome 13, fEnoArm2.hap1, whole genome shotgun sequence genome encodes the following:
- the LOC139295845 gene encoding E3 ubiquitin-protein ligase RNF26-like — MDEVNFVSLAVGGCVDACCLLFDLVVRTFSWLLRFLSGVGTSLHGTLVSLSGSTLVEYWDFALFTFLTATEAVTSATCGALHILEGWLQTLGGVFESFKMVGHLSCHVAWRIKDLLHRGLISGSCILRQTCEGLCIALSLILYFVNTVVNIVLISTQNCLSVLAGVWEVVADPLHKVVELALTLLTFLYSCLVGASVLLWTPCQLLLDFLGALGQVFITVFIVDSHSVLIAVAIVSLALLLLNPRLPVLARRLSLRLVNTLPGARGVRMILEQALVNQEVHTGTAQEVSRTRLPHTDDLITETDLLSANEPSQADSLQLHAQQDGETASSSRTSTSQSNSAPEDGGSPPTDGELLSLLKEQEERKKCVICQDLSKTVLLLPCRHLCLCRHCADILTQRRPVQQRCCPLCRQPITQTMDVFL; from the coding sequence ATGGATGAAGTGAActttgtctctcttgctgttgGGGGATGTGTGGACGCCTGCTGCCTGCTGTTCGACCTGGTCGTCAGGACGTTCAGCTGGTTGCTTCGCTTCCTGTCCGGCGTAGGCACTTCCCTCCACGGCACGCTGGTCTCCCTGAGTGGCTCCACTTTAGTTGAATACTGGGACTTTGCTCTTTTCACCTTCCTCACCGCCACTGAGGCCGTCACAAGTGCCACCTGTGGAGCCCTGCACATTTTGGAGGGCTGGCTGCAGACGCTGGGAGGAGTGTTTGAGAGTTTCAAGATGGTGGGACACCTCTCCTGTCACGTGGCGTGGCGCATCAAGGACTTGCTGCACCGCGGGCTTATTTCAGGGAGTTGCATCCTGCGTCAGACATGCGAAGGCCTCTGCATTGCACTCAGCCTCATTCTCTACTTTGTCAACACGGTGGTCAACATTGTCCTCATCAGCACGCagaactgtctgtctgtgttggcGGGCGTTTGGGAGGTGGTGGCGGACCCCCTGCACAAAGTGGTGGAGCTGGCTCTGACTCTGCTGACCTTCCTGTACAGCTGTCTGGTCGGTgcgtctgtgctgctgtggacGCCCTGCCAGCTACTGCTGGACTTCCTGGGAGCACTGGGCCAAGTCTTCATCACTGTTTTCATTGTGGACTCACACAGCGTGCTCATCGCAGTGGCCATCGTCTCACTGGCTTTATTGTTACTGAACCCCCGGCTTCCTGTCCTTGCCAGGCGGCTGAGCCTCCGTTTGGTCAACACTCTTCCAGGAGCTCGTGGTGTTCGCATGATACTGGAACAAGCTCTGGTCAATCAGGAGGTCCACACTGGGACAGCACAGGAAGTGAGTAGAACAAGGCTTCCACATACAGACGATTTAATCACTGAGACCGACCTGCTGTCAGCAAATGAACCGAGCCAGGCGGACTCCCTTCAGCTCCACGCTCAGCAGGACGGCGAGAcagcaagcagcagcaggactaGTACGTCCCAGTCAAACTCCGCTCCGGAGGACGGCGGCAGCCCTCCGACTGATGGTGAGCTGCTCAGCCTgctgaaggagcaggaggagaggaagaagtgtGTCATCTGTCAGGACTTGAGCaaaacagtgctgctgctgccctgccgTCACCTCTGCCTCTGCCGGCACTGCGCAGACATCCTGACCCAGCGGCGACCCGTCCAGCAGCGCTGCTGTCCGCTCTGCCGGCAGCCCATCACGCAGACCATGGACGTCTTCCTCTGA
- the LOC139295701 gene encoding histone H4 has protein sequence MSGRGKGGKGLGKGGAKRHRKVLRDNIQGITKPAIRRLARRGGVKRISGLIYEETRGVLKVFLENVIRDAVTYTEHAKRKTVTAMDVVYALKRQGRTLYGFGG, from the coding sequence ATGAGTGGACGCGGCAAGGGAGGCAAAGGACTCGGTAAAGGAGGCGCCAAGCGTCACCGTAAAGTGCTCCGTGATAACAtccaggggatcaccaaacccGCCATCCGCCGTCTGGCTCGCCGCGGCGGAGTCAAGCGTATCTCCGGTCTGATCTACGAGGAGACCCGCGGTGTGCTTAAGGTGTTCCTGGAGAACGTCATCCGTGACGCCGTCACCTACACCGAGCACGCCAAGAGGAAGACCGTCACCGCCATGGACGTGGTCTACGCTCTGAAGAGACAGGGGCGCACCCTGTACGGCTTCGGAGGCTAA
- the LOC139294877 gene encoding histone H2B 1/2-like: MPDPVKAAKKGSKKAVSKTVTKTGKKKRKTRRESYAIYVYKVLKQVHPDTGISSKAMLIMNSFVSDIFERIAGESSRLAHYNKRSTITSREIQTAVRLLLPGELAKHAVSEGTKAVTKYTSSK, encoded by the coding sequence ATGCCTGATCCAGTGAAAGCAGCGAAGAAGGGCTCAAAGAAAGCCGTCTCAAAGACCGTCACCAAGACcggcaagaagaagagaaagaccaGGAGGGAGAGCTACGCTATCTACGTGTACAAGGTCCTGAAGCAGGTCCACCCCGACACTGGTATCTCCTCCAAGGCGATGCTGATCATGAACTCCTTCGTGAGCGACATCTTCGAGCGCATCGCCGGTGAGTCCTCCCGTCTGGCTCACTACAACAAGCGCTCCACCATCACCTCCAGGGAGATCCAGACCGCCGTCCGCCTGCTGCTGCCCGGTGAGCTGGCCAAGCACGCCGTGTCCGAGGGGACCAAGGCCGTGACCAAGTACACCAGCTCCAAGTAA
- the LOC139294876 gene encoding heterogeneous nuclear ribonucleoprotein A/B-like codes for MADAESLLMETSDQNGNEGEEDQNGAEQELMGGEEDPECLDDQECPDDQECLDDQECQDGPDGQDNGTDGGKIDASKGEEDAGKMFVGGLSWDTSKKDLKDYFIKFGEVSDCTIKMDSNTGRSRGFGFVLFKEASSVDKVLEQKEHRLDGRTIDPKKAMAMKKEPVKKIFVGGLNPEATEDTIREYFGAFGEIETIELPIDPKSKKRRGFIFITYKDEASVKKCLEKKYHNIQGGRCELKIAQPKEVYQQQQYGAGRGGGGGGYGGRGGRGRGGQSQGWNQGYGNHWNQGYGNQSYGGGYGGGYGNYDYSSGYYGYGPGYDYNQGNASYGKTPRRGGAHQTSYKPY; via the exons ATGGCAGACGCTGAGAGTCTACTCATGGAGACATCGGACCAAAACGGCAACGAGGGAGAGGAAGACCAGAACGGAGCCGAGCAGGAGCTGATGGGTGGAGAGGAAGACCCGGAATGCCTGGACGACCAGGAATGCCCGGATGACCAGGAATGCCTGGACGACCAGGAATGCCAGGATGGCCCGGACGGCCAGGACAATGGCACAGATGGAGGCAAGATTGATGCCAGCaaaggagaggaggacgctgG taaaatgttcgTGGGCGGCCTGAGCTGGGACACGAGTAAAAAAGACCTGAAAGATTACTTCATTAAGTTCGGCGAGGTGTCGGATTGCACCATCAAGATGGACTCCAACACTGGCCGATCCCGAGGTTTTGGCTTCGTTCTCTTCAAAGAGGCCTCCAGCGTGGACAAG GTGCTGGAACAAAAGGAACACAGACTGGACGGACGTACGATTGACCCCAAGAAGGCGATGGCCATGAAGAAGGAGCCAGTTAAGAAGATCTTTGTTGGGGGTCTGAATCCTGAGGCGACGGAGGACACCATCAGGGAATATTTCGGGGCATTTGGAGAG ATTGAAACCATTGAGCTACCCATCGATCCCAAATCAAAGAAAAGGAGGggtttcatcttcatcacataCAAAGATGAAGCCAGTGTCAAGAAGTGTCTGGAGAAGAAATACCACAACATCCAGGGTGGCAGG TGTGAGCTGAAGATCGCCCAGCCTAAGGAGGtgtaccagcagcagcagtatggAGCAGGACGTGGGGGTGGCGGCGGTGGTTATGGAGGCCGGGGAGGCAGGGGCCGTGGCG GTCAGAGCCAGGGCTGGAACCAGGGCTACGGAAACCACTGGAACCAAGGATATGGTAATCAAAGCTATGGTGGGGGCTACGGAGGCGGCTATGGCAACTACGACTATTCTTCTGGATACTATGGATATGGTCCCGGATATGACTACa ACCAGGGCAATGCGAGCTATGGCAAAACCCCCAGACGAGGGGGGGCACACCAGACCAGCTACAAGCCATACTGA
- the btg4 gene encoding protein BTG4 — translation MKEEIAAAVFFVARLVKRYGCLDNDGRERFAAALTSVLFENYKNHWHPNAPTKGQAYRCLRMNRVRLQDPVLQQACEQSAVRYEDLGLPRELTVWVDPGEVSCRYGEHSTPFCVSVVDSCRRGDGDFSRRIHDAVERASLDVQSGSSSDEEEEGGGDNSMSSGGLSFLCPAPVPPANPEPKTIPTVSNPNSVYRFSEFSPGAPQTWLREKRKAFTGDAYPPHAPPAAGPTFSGQKGFKSYRATFTFAGPRVDKYHWVSKSRS, via the exons ATGAAGGAGGAGATCGCTGCTGCTGTGTTCTTCGTGGCTCGGCTGGTGAAGAGATATGGCTGTCTGGATAACGATGGCAGGGAGCGCTTCGCTGCTGCCCTCACCTCCGTTCTGTTTGAGAACTATAAGAACCACTGGCACCCGAACGCACCCACCAAGGGACAGGCCTACAG GTGTCTGCGTATGAACCGTGTGCGGCTGCAGGACCCGGTGCTGCAGCAGGCCTGCGAGCAGAGTGCGGTGCGGTATGAGGATCTGGGCCTTCCAAGGGAGCTGACGGTGTGGGTCGACCCCGGAGAGGTGTCCTGCAG GTACGGTGAACACAGCACTCCATTCTGCGTCTCGGTGGTGGACAGCTGCCGGCGTGGAGATGGCGATTTTTCCCGCCGTATCCATGACGCCGTGGAGCGGGCGAGCCTCGATGTTCAATCAGGAAGCTCTtcagacgaggaggaggaggggggaggagacaACAGCATGAGCAGCGGCGGCCTATCCTTCCTCTGTCCTGCTCCAGTCCCACCCGCCAACCCTGAGCCCAAAACCATCCCAACTGTCAGCAACCCCAACAGTGTCTACCGG TTCAGTGAGTTTTCTCCGGGCGCCCCTCAGACCTGGCTAAGGGAGAAGCGGAAGGCCTTTACTGGGGATGCATACCCACCTCATGCTCCTCCGGCTGCAGGTCCGACCTTCTCCGGCCAGAAAGGCTTCAAGTCCTACCGAGCCACATTCACCTTCGCTGGGCCTCGTGTTGACAAGTACCACTGGGTCAGCAAATCCCGATCCTAG